In one Candidatus Polarisedimenticolaceae bacterium genomic region, the following are encoded:
- a CDS encoding outer membrane beta-barrel protein encodes MRCVTLAAAVLFAARSACAAPPEPFTFADFTWLTGNPRTNESPLGNDVFTAEFRIDVNYTESLDHPQDDTIGGSSEIFRSGEFQLTQLGAGGDLHWKNVRGRLMTQLGMYSQTTPRNDASTSRGQWNLDGAYRYLSEAYGGYHFDVMNGINVDAGIFMSYVGLFSYYQFDNWAYQPSFVSSNTPWFFNGVRVQIFPSDKLKIEPWIVNGWQSYGKFNDAPGFGVQVLFRPNGSLSILGNQYYGTDTLGIADRKRLHTDDSVQWKFYDRPAAALSKGAMTLTLDAGCESGGGVGCGSQYFLGFMTYGRLWFARDRYAVTLGGGAIDNPGRYLVLIPPINGATATTGSPYFTAAPGDPYRAWDASATFDWMPSPFVTFRAEFNHRFASVPYFSGPGGITPPGGNTGTPATPVPGWSPDLVKTENRFTLAILVKI; translated from the coding sequence ATGCGATGCGTGACGCTTGCCGCCGCCGTTCTTTTCGCGGCAAGAAGCGCCTGCGCCGCGCCGCCGGAGCCGTTCACCTTCGCGGATTTCACCTGGCTGACGGGCAACCCCCGCACGAACGAGTCACCGCTCGGCAACGACGTGTTCACCGCGGAGTTCCGCATCGACGTGAACTACACGGAGAGCCTCGATCATCCCCAGGACGACACGATCGGCGGGTCGAGCGAGATCTTCCGGTCGGGCGAGTTCCAGCTCACGCAGCTCGGCGCCGGCGGCGACCTCCATTGGAAGAACGTGCGCGGCCGTCTCATGACGCAGCTCGGCATGTACTCGCAGACGACCCCGAGGAACGACGCGAGCACTTCTCGCGGGCAGTGGAACCTCGATGGCGCCTACCGGTATCTGTCGGAGGCGTACGGCGGTTACCACTTCGACGTCATGAACGGCATCAACGTCGACGCCGGGATCTTCATGTCGTACGTCGGTCTGTTCAGCTACTACCAGTTCGACAACTGGGCTTACCAGCCGTCGTTCGTGTCGTCGAACACGCCGTGGTTCTTCAACGGCGTGCGCGTCCAGATCTTCCCGAGCGACAAGCTCAAGATCGAGCCTTGGATCGTGAACGGATGGCAGTCGTACGGCAAATTCAACGACGCGCCCGGATTCGGCGTCCAGGTTCTCTTTAGGCCGAACGGATCGCTCTCGATTCTCGGCAACCAGTACTACGGCACCGACACGCTCGGGATCGCCGACCGGAAGCGCCTTCACACCGACGACAGCGTTCAGTGGAAGTTCTACGACCGGCCCGCGGCGGCGCTTTCCAAGGGAGCGATGACGCTCACACTCGACGCCGGCTGCGAATCGGGCGGAGGTGTCGGCTGCGGCTCTCAGTACTTCCTGGGTTTCATGACGTACGGCCGCCTCTGGTTCGCTCGCGATCGCTACGCCGTGACGCTGGGCGGCGGCGCGATCGACAACCCCGGCCGCTACCTCGTGCTCATCCCTCCGATCAACGGCGCGACCGCCACGACCGGCTCGCCGTACTTCACCGCGGCGCCCGGCGACCCTTACCGGGCCTGGGACGCCTCGGCGACGTTCGATTGGATGCCGTCGCCGTTCGTCACGTTTCGCGCCGAATTCAACCATAGGTTCGCGAGCGTCCCCTACTTCTCCGGGCCCGGCGGGATCACACCGCCCGGAGGGAACACCGGGACGCCGGCGACGCCGGTTCCCGGTTGGTCTCCCGATCTCGTGAAAACCGAGAACCGGTTCACCCTCGCCATCCTGGTCAAGATCTGA
- a CDS encoding response regulator produces the protein MSAHDPLVLIVEDEPQMRRFLRAALTSRPFRIVEASTAAEAVVAATSHNPELVLLDLGLPDGDGIELTRRLRGWSAVPIIVISARGRETDKVEALDAGADDYLTKPFGLDELLARMRVALRHARDASGGGEPVVEVGGLRIDLDRREVAKTGEPIKLTPIEFRLLAYLARHAGRVVTHAQILREVWGGASTALPHHVRVHMADLRSKIEDDPARPKLLITELGVGYRLRE, from the coding sequence TTGAGCGCGCACGATCCGCTCGTCCTCATCGTCGAGGACGAGCCGCAGATGCGGCGGTTCCTGCGCGCCGCGCTCACCTCGCGGCCGTTCAGGATCGTCGAGGCGTCGACCGCCGCCGAGGCCGTGGTCGCCGCGACCTCGCACAATCCGGAGCTGGTGCTCCTCGACCTCGGCCTTCCCGACGGCGATGGAATCGAGCTGACGCGCCGCCTGCGCGGCTGGAGCGCCGTCCCGATCATCGTCATCTCGGCGCGCGGTCGCGAGACGGACAAGGTCGAGGCGCTCGACGCGGGCGCCGACGATTACTTGACGAAGCCGTTCGGCCTCGACGAGCTGCTCGCCCGCATGCGAGTCGCGCTGCGTCACGCGCGCGATGCGTCGGGGGGCGGCGAGCCTGTCGTCGAAGTCGGCGGCCTGCGCATCGACCTCGACCGAAGGGAAGTCGCGAAAACGGGGGAGCCGATCAAGCTCACGCCGATCGAGTTCCGCTTGCTCGCCTACCTCGCGCGCCATGCCGGCCGCGTCGTAACCCACGCACAGATCCTGCGCGAGGTGTGGGGCGGCGCTTCGACGGCGCTTCCGCACCACGTGCGTGTCCACATGGCCGATCTGCGCTCGAAGATCGAAGACGACCCAGCGCGCCCCAAGCTCTTGATCACGGAGCTGGGAGTCGGATACCGCCTGCGAGAGTAA
- the kdpF gene encoding K(+)-transporting ATPase subunit F, with translation MSVEYAAGLLLALLLLGYLVYALLKPERF, from the coding sequence ATGAGCGTCGAGTACGCCGCCGGCCTTCTCCTGGCGCTCTTGCTCCTCGGCTATCTCGTCTACGCGCTCTTGAAGCCGGAGCGCTTCTGA
- a CDS encoding sigma-54 dependent transcriptional regulator, with amino-acid sequence MSENATPIRILAALPPGHLLQACFDVLRDEAHHEVEVAGDQEHALSRVRSVDWDLVLLDFALGPDASLALLEALKAQRPATLFVMAGTGVTAATVREAFRRGAHDVLLEPVPPRELLDVACKASHLRTIGAARRRMGEELETERRRARDLEERLAQDDPFATLVTASAAMRRLVADLREVARSDATVLLTGESGTGKGLLARAIHGGSFRKTGPFVEASCVVYSEGMLNSELFGHERGAFTGAARLKRGRFELARGGTLFLDEIGEIAPATQLLLLRVLQERVFERVGGEETLEADVRLVAATNRDLDAAVRGGAFREDLFYRLNVIPLRVPALRERPDDVAVLAAHFLARASSRLGRDVPELAPGALDALTAHTWPGNVRELENLMERLVVLERRGRIEASDLPSSIRAPLPAVPDVRLADVETTHILEILAACGGNKKLAASKLGIHRSTLYAKLGKRGQ; translated from the coding sequence ATGTCGGAGAACGCGACACCGATCCGTATCCTTGCGGCGCTCCCGCCGGGGCACCTGCTCCAGGCGTGCTTCGACGTCCTCCGTGACGAAGCGCATCACGAGGTGGAGGTCGCGGGAGATCAGGAGCACGCGCTCTCCCGCGTGCGTTCGGTCGATTGGGACTTGGTCCTCCTCGACTTCGCCCTGGGCCCCGATGCGAGCCTCGCGCTCCTCGAGGCGCTGAAGGCGCAGCGTCCGGCGACCCTCTTCGTGATGGCGGGAACGGGCGTGACCGCGGCGACGGTGCGCGAGGCGTTCCGCCGCGGCGCGCACGACGTGCTCCTCGAGCCGGTGCCGCCGCGCGAGCTGCTCGACGTCGCCTGCAAGGCGTCGCACCTCCGGACGATCGGCGCCGCACGACGGCGGATGGGAGAAGAACTGGAGACCGAGCGGCGCCGCGCCCGCGATCTCGAGGAGCGCCTCGCCCAGGACGACCCGTTCGCTACGCTCGTGACGGCTTCGGCGGCGATGCGGCGCCTCGTGGCCGACCTGCGCGAGGTCGCCCGGTCCGACGCCACCGTGCTCCTGACCGGCGAGAGCGGGACCGGCAAGGGCCTGCTCGCGCGCGCGATCCACGGCGGCTCGTTCCGCAAGACCGGCCCGTTCGTCGAGGCGAGCTGCGTCGTGTACTCCGAGGGGATGCTCAACAGCGAGCTGTTCGGCCACGAGCGGGGCGCGTTCACGGGGGCGGCGCGGCTGAAGCGCGGGCGCTTCGAGCTGGCGCGCGGTGGGACGCTCTTCCTCGACGAGATCGGCGAGATCGCTCCGGCGACGCAGCTCCTCCTGTTGCGCGTGCTCCAGGAGCGCGTCTTCGAGCGCGTCGGCGGCGAAGAGACGCTCGAGGCCGACGTGCGCCTCGTCGCGGCGACGAACCGCGATCTCGACGCCGCGGTGCGCGGCGGCGCGTTCCGGGAGGACCTCTTCTACCGGCTGAACGTGATCCCGCTCCGCGTGCCGGCGCTCCGCGAGAGGCCCGACGACGTCGCCGTGCTCGCGGCGCACTTCCTCGCACGCGCCTCCTCGCGCCTCGGCCGCGACGTTCCCGAGCTGGCGCCCGGCGCCCTCGACGCACTGACGGCGCACACGTGGCCCGGCAACGTACGCGAGCTCGAGAACCTCATGGAGCGCCTCGTGGTGCTCGAGCGTCGCGGGCGCATCGAGGCGAGCGATCTGCCGTCGTCGATCCGTGCACCGCTTCCCGCCGTCCCCGACGTGCGCCTCGCCGACGTCGAGACGACGCACATCCTCGAGATCCTCGCCGCGTGCGGCGGCAACAAGAAGCTCGCCGCGTCCAAGCTCGGCATCCACCGCAGCACGCTCTACGCGAAGCTCGGGAAGCGGGGACAGTAA
- a CDS encoding S8 family peptidase yields the protein MTNRSRFVSALLIAAIAGFVPAFAASGTIDSGGSGGGTSVIDLTDLANVADDLAEIVETVTPATMMQVVVGSDRPMTADEQARIAALIQSLGGTVDKSAFESFNGYVATVPADKLADLAADTASTHIAPNRRVAPSSFDAALCTIGASSGVNTTSNLVQAVSSILPQPTPVPVTDYTGRGVTVAVIDSGIGTNQDLRDAAGVDRVVLRWSSQGGSASDEFGHGTHVAGIIGGNGSASSGPYAIHTFRGVAPDVKLVSLRVLGADGSGQVVDVLKAVDWVLDHHVDYGIRVVNMSLGSPVVETCSKDALCQAAEALNAAGIVVVVSAGNFGSLGFGSITSPGVAPDAITVGASKDLGTCSTGDDDIASYSSRGPTWPDHILKPDVVAPGNRIDSLRAAGSTLDTLFPVLRVPLRSYTKDPLLLFAQTNYFELSGTSMSAPIVTGVVAQMLEKDPSLTPATVKARLMASAQRMGKSPFTFGAGLVNLPGALAATQVAERAPSPHVYEDPSLVGVVWIEDIGQLWGDTAVWSDTAVWGDTAVWGDTAVWGDTAVWGDTAVWGDTAVWGDTAVWGDSVLVRGELPFRTHLTKVGRTVQATTAPPPTTLKAGPTTLSRR from the coding sequence ATGACGAACCGGTCCCGATTCGTGTCCGCGCTCTTGATCGCCGCGATCGCCGGCTTCGTTCCGGCATTCGCCGCTTCCGGGACGATCGATAGCGGCGGCAGCGGCGGCGGGACGTCCGTCATCGACCTCACCGATCTCGCGAACGTCGCCGACGACCTCGCGGAGATCGTCGAGACGGTCACGCCGGCGACGATGATGCAGGTCGTCGTCGGCAGCGACCGCCCGATGACCGCGGACGAGCAGGCGCGCATCGCGGCCCTGATCCAGTCGCTCGGCGGGACGGTCGACAAGAGCGCGTTCGAGTCGTTCAACGGCTACGTCGCGACGGTGCCGGCGGACAAGCTCGCCGATCTGGCGGCGGACACCGCGAGCACGCACATCGCGCCGAACCGACGCGTTGCGCCGTCGTCGTTCGATGCCGCGCTCTGCACGATCGGCGCCTCGAGCGGCGTCAACACGACGTCGAACCTCGTGCAGGCCGTCAGCTCGATCCTCCCCCAGCCGACGCCGGTGCCGGTCACCGACTACACCGGCCGCGGCGTCACCGTCGCCGTCATCGACTCGGGGATCGGGACGAATCAGGATCTCCGCGACGCGGCAGGTGTCGACCGTGTCGTGCTGCGCTGGTCGTCGCAGGGCGGCTCGGCGTCCGATGAATTCGGCCACGGGACGCACGTCGCGGGGATCATCGGCGGCAACGGCAGCGCGTCGTCGGGGCCGTATGCGATCCATACCTTCCGGGGCGTCGCGCCCGACGTGAAGCTCGTGTCCTTGCGCGTCCTCGGCGCCGACGGCTCCGGCCAGGTCGTCGACGTGCTGAAGGCGGTGGACTGGGTCCTCGATCATCACGTCGACTACGGAATCCGCGTCGTCAACATGTCGCTCGGCTCGCCGGTCGTCGAGACGTGCTCGAAGGATGCGCTGTGTCAGGCGGCCGAGGCGCTCAACGCCGCCGGCATCGTCGTGGTCGTCTCGGCCGGGAACTTCGGCTCGCTCGGCTTCGGATCGATCACCTCCCCCGGCGTCGCCCCGGACGCGATCACCGTCGGCGCGTCGAAGGACCTCGGCACCTGTTCGACCGGCGACGACGACATCGCCAGCTATTCGTCGCGCGGCCCGACGTGGCCCGACCACATCCTGAAGCCTGACGTCGTCGCGCCGGGGAACCGGATCGACTCGCTGCGCGCCGCGGGGAGCACGCTCGACACGCTCTTCCCGGTGCTCAGGGTCCCGTTGCGCTCGTACACCAAGGACCCGCTCCTCCTCTTCGCACAGACGAACTATTTCGAGCTGTCGGGGACGAGCATGTCGGCGCCCATCGTGACCGGCGTCGTCGCCCAGATGCTCGAGAAGGACCCGTCGCTCACTCCGGCGACGGTGAAGGCGCGGCTCATGGCGTCGGCGCAGCGGATGGGCAAATCGCCGTTCACCTTCGGCGCCGGCCTCGTGAACCTCCCCGGCGCGCTCGCGGCGACCCAGGTCGCGGAGCGCGCGCCGTCACCCCACGTCTACGAGGACCCCAGCCTCGTCGGGGTCGTCTGGATCGAGGACATCGGCCAGCTCTGGGGCGACACCGCTGTGTGGAGCGACACGGCGGTGTGGGGCGACACGGCGGTGTGGGGCGACACGGCCGTGTGGGGTGACACCGCCGTCTGGGGCGACACCGCCGTGTGGGGGGACACCGCGGTCTGGGGCGATACCGCCGTTTGGGGCGACTCGGTCCTCGTGCGCGGAGAGCTCCCGTTCCGGACGCACCTGACCAAGGTCGGCCGGACCGTGCAGGCGACCACGGCGCCTCCGCCCACCACGCTGAAAGCCGGCCCGACGACGCTTAGCCGCCGCTGA
- the kdpA gene encoding potassium-transporting ATPase subunit KdpA, whose product MTFNGWAQIVFFFATVLLVTRPVGIFLHRVMEGELRPLGGLERLVLRLSRADGEEQSWARYAASLLVFSAATMLVTYAIQRLQLLLPWNPQHLGPVAAGSAFNTAASFTTNTNWQGYAGETTMSYLSQMAGLAWHNFISAAAGIAVAFALARGLTRRESPTIGNFWVDLTRATVHVLLPASIVFALLFVSQGVIQNLAPSREATTLEGRTQTIAMGPVASQEAIKQLGTNGGGFFNANAAHPFENPTPLTNYLSMFLIFVIPAGLTYAFGRMAKDQKQGWALFGAMAFLFAGGVGVAYWAEARGNPIVDRLAVTRGEGNWEGKEVRFGIANTALYAVVTTDASCGAVNGMHDSFTPLGGLVPLFDIQMGEVVFGGVGAGLYGILVMAILSVFIAGLMVGRTPEYLGKKIETREVQLAMLYVLIFPLVILAFAGWSAVAPYGTSSLANAGPHGFSEILYAFTSAAGNNGSAFAGLNANTPWYNVTLAIAMLAGRFLMIVPALAIAGSLAAKKVVAPGPGTLPTAGPLFAGLVVGVILVVGALTFFPALALGPAVEHVLANTGKVF is encoded by the coding sequence ATGACGTTCAATGGATGGGCCCAGATCGTCTTCTTCTTCGCGACGGTGCTCCTCGTCACGCGCCCGGTCGGGATCTTCCTTCACCGCGTGATGGAAGGCGAGCTCCGTCCGCTCGGCGGTCTCGAGCGCCTCGTCCTTCGCTTGTCCCGCGCCGACGGTGAGGAGCAGAGCTGGGCGCGGTACGCCGCGAGCCTGCTCGTCTTCAGCGCGGCGACGATGCTCGTCACGTACGCGATCCAGCGCCTCCAGCTCCTGCTGCCGTGGAACCCGCAGCATCTGGGGCCGGTCGCGGCCGGCTCCGCGTTCAACACCGCGGCGAGCTTCACGACGAACACGAACTGGCAGGGCTACGCCGGCGAGACGACGATGAGCTACCTGAGCCAAATGGCCGGGCTCGCGTGGCACAACTTCATCTCGGCCGCCGCGGGGATCGCGGTCGCCTTCGCGCTCGCGCGCGGGCTGACGCGTCGCGAGTCGCCGACGATCGGCAACTTCTGGGTCGATCTGACGCGTGCGACCGTTCATGTGCTTCTGCCGGCGTCGATCGTCTTCGCGCTGCTCTTCGTGTCCCAGGGAGTGATCCAGAACTTGGCGCCCTCCAGGGAAGCGACGACGCTCGAGGGACGGACGCAGACGATCGCCATGGGCCCCGTCGCCTCGCAGGAGGCGATCAAGCAGCTCGGCACGAACGGCGGCGGCTTCTTCAACGCGAACGCCGCGCACCCGTTCGAGAATCCCACGCCGCTCACGAACTACCTTTCGATGTTCCTCATCTTCGTGATTCCCGCCGGGCTCACGTACGCGTTCGGCAGGATGGCGAAGGATCAGAAGCAGGGCTGGGCCCTTTTCGGCGCGATGGCGTTCCTCTTCGCGGGCGGCGTCGGGGTCGCCTACTGGGCCGAGGCCCGCGGCAACCCGATCGTCGATCGTCTCGCGGTCACGCGCGGCGAAGGCAACTGGGAGGGTAAGGAGGTCCGCTTCGGCATCGCGAACACCGCTCTCTACGCCGTCGTGACGACCGACGCCTCGTGCGGCGCGGTCAACGGCATGCACGACAGCTTCACCCCGCTCGGGGGTCTCGTGCCGCTCTTCGACATCCAGATGGGCGAGGTGGTGTTCGGCGGCGTCGGCGCGGGGCTCTACGGAATCCTCGTGATGGCGATCCTGTCGGTCTTCATCGCGGGGCTCATGGTCGGCCGGACTCCCGAGTACCTCGGGAAGAAGATCGAGACGCGCGAGGTGCAGCTCGCGATGCTCTACGTCCTCATCTTCCCTCTCGTCATCCTCGCCTTCGCGGGGTGGTCCGCGGTGGCCCCGTACGGAACCTCGTCCCTGGCGAACGCGGGTCCCCACGGATTCTCCGAGATCCTGTACGCCTTCACGAGCGCCGCCGGCAACAACGGCTCTGCGTTCGCGGGACTGAACGCGAACACACCCTGGTACAACGTGACCCTCGCGATCGCGATGCTCGCGGGGCGGTTCCTCATGATCGTGCCGGCGCTGGCGATCGCCGGCAGCCTCGCCGCGAAGAAGGTGGTCGCGCCCGGGCCGGGAACGTTGCCGACGGCGGGGCCGCTCTTCGCGGGGCTCGTCGTCGGCGTGATCCTCGTCGTCGGCGCGCTCACCTTCTTCCCCGCCCTCGCCCTCGGCCCGGCCGTCGAGCACGTGCTCGCGAACACCGGCAAGGTCTTCTGA
- a CDS encoding sensor histidine kinase KdpD: protein MGEFATRADPDALLRRVQADEARSGRAKLKIYFGFAPGVGKTFAMLETARSLAAAGADVLVGCVETHGRSETQALLDGLAVLPRRAVEYRGVTLQEFDLEAALERKPAILLLDELAHTNAPGVIHAKRWQDALDLLDAGIEVHTTLNVQHVESLNDVVTRITTVRVRETVPDALLERADQIELIDLPADALLARLREGKVYVPDLAARALESFFREGNLLALREIALRRTADIIDADVRAYREAHAIATPWPTAERIVVGVGPSPSSAGLLRSARRMADGLRGSWTAVWVEGSRPLGDDDRHRLEANLRLAESLGGTVVRLSGTSRADAILRYARRHNATRLIIGRPTRSRLRDLLRGSLLEELVRGSGGIDVHVISGAASEEALPLSETSERPSEWPAYLLAAQLVAVATIVSFVVDAYLAPADTVMTFLVAIIVSALRVGRGPSVFAAALSVAAYDFFFVGPRFTFAVSDTRHVLTFAMMFGVGILLSELTRRLRTQEREARRREAYTAALFALARDLGAAADKPSVAGAIAARASDAFNGTVAVLLAEGEGELREVARSGDAVLDARDRGVARWAHEHGRPAGLGTDTLPGAAAACVPLRTDARGLGVIAFVPRVPGRVLDGEQRHLLEALARQAALAIERVVLAAEAKASELRARTENMRSSLLSAVSHDLRTPLAAITGAATSLRGDEAAVHPEQRRELIETICEESTRLERLVANLLEMTRVEAGAIEVHREWVPAEEIVGAVLTRLEGALAGRPVHTSLDPALPLLPVDPVLVEQVLMNLIDNAIKHTPAGSPIDVFVTGDADRIMIEVADRGPGLAPGSEEQVFQKFHRGAAPGIPGVGLGLAICRGIVEAHGGTIKAASRTGGGANFTVTLPVVGSAP from the coding sequence GTGGGTGAATTCGCCACACGCGCCGACCCCGACGCGCTGCTCCGGCGCGTCCAAGCGGACGAGGCTCGAAGCGGCCGCGCCAAGCTCAAGATCTACTTCGGGTTCGCCCCGGGCGTCGGCAAGACGTTCGCGATGCTCGAGACCGCGCGCTCGCTCGCGGCCGCCGGCGCCGACGTCCTCGTCGGCTGCGTCGAGACACACGGCCGGAGCGAGACGCAGGCGCTGCTCGATGGGCTCGCCGTCCTGCCGCGGCGCGCGGTGGAGTACCGCGGCGTCACGCTGCAAGAGTTCGACCTCGAGGCGGCGCTCGAGCGGAAGCCGGCGATCCTCCTCCTCGACGAGCTGGCGCACACGAACGCGCCGGGCGTGATCCATGCGAAGCGCTGGCAGGACGCGCTCGATCTCCTGGACGCCGGCATCGAGGTCCACACGACCCTGAACGTGCAACATGTCGAGAGCCTGAACGACGTCGTCACGCGCATCACGACGGTGCGGGTACGCGAGACCGTGCCCGACGCGCTTCTCGAGCGGGCCGATCAGATCGAGCTCATCGACCTCCCGGCCGATGCGCTGCTGGCACGCCTGCGTGAGGGGAAGGTCTACGTCCCCGACCTCGCGGCGCGCGCGCTCGAGAGCTTCTTCCGCGAGGGGAATCTCCTTGCCCTTCGCGAGATCGCCCTGCGGCGGACCGCGGACATCATCGACGCCGACGTCCGCGCGTACCGCGAGGCGCACGCGATCGCCACGCCGTGGCCCACCGCGGAGCGGATCGTCGTCGGCGTCGGTCCAAGCCCCTCCTCGGCCGGCCTCCTCCGCTCGGCGCGCCGGATGGCCGACGGTCTTCGCGGGTCGTGGACGGCGGTGTGGGTCGAAGGATCACGACCCCTCGGCGACGACGACCGGCACCGTCTCGAGGCGAACCTCAGGCTCGCGGAGTCGCTCGGCGGCACCGTCGTGCGCCTCTCCGGCACGAGCCGCGCCGACGCGATTCTCCGCTATGCACGGCGCCACAACGCGACGCGCCTCATCATCGGCCGTCCGACGCGCTCGCGGTTGCGCGATCTCCTGCGCGGCTCCCTCCTCGAGGAGCTGGTGCGCGGGAGCGGGGGCATCGACGTCCATGTGATCTCGGGCGCCGCATCCGAGGAGGCGCTTCCTCTCTCCGAGACCTCCGAGCGCCCGAGCGAGTGGCCCGCGTACCTCCTCGCCGCCCAGCTCGTCGCCGTCGCCACGATCGTCTCGTTCGTCGTCGATGCCTACCTGGCGCCCGCCGACACCGTCATGACGTTCCTGGTCGCGATCATCGTGTCGGCGCTGCGCGTCGGGCGCGGGCCGTCCGTCTTCGCCGCGGCGCTGTCGGTCGCGGCGTACGACTTCTTCTTCGTCGGGCCGCGCTTCACCTTCGCGGTCTCGGACACGCGGCACGTCCTCACCTTCGCGATGATGTTCGGGGTCGGGATCCTCCTGAGCGAGCTGACGCGCCGGCTTCGAACGCAAGAGCGCGAGGCGCGCCGTCGCGAGGCGTACACGGCCGCTCTGTTCGCCTTGGCGCGCGATCTCGGCGCCGCGGCCGACAAGCCCTCGGTCGCGGGGGCGATCGCCGCGCGCGCTTCGGACGCGTTCAACGGGACCGTCGCGGTGCTCCTGGCGGAAGGGGAAGGTGAGCTCCGGGAAGTGGCGCGCTCCGGCGATGCCGTCCTCGATGCGCGCGACCGCGGCGTCGCCCGATGGGCGCACGAGCACGGGCGTCCAGCGGGCCTCGGCACCGACACGCTCCCCGGCGCGGCGGCGGCGTGCGTTCCCCTTCGCACCGATGCCCGAGGTCTGGGCGTGATCGCCTTCGTGCCGCGCGTGCCCGGACGGGTCCTGGACGGCGAGCAGCGGCATCTCCTGGAGGCGCTCGCGCGCCAGGCGGCGCTCGCGATCGAGCGCGTCGTCCTCGCGGCGGAGGCGAAGGCGTCGGAGCTGCGCGCGCGCACCGAGAACATGCGCAGCTCGCTCCTGTCGGCGGTGTCGCACGACCTCCGGACGCCGCTCGCCGCCATCACCGGCGCCGCGACCTCGCTTCGCGGCGACGAGGCGGCGGTGCACCCGGAGCAGCGGCGCGAGCTGATCGAGACCATCTGCGAGGAGTCGACGCGCCTCGAGCGGCTCGTCGCGAATCTCCTCGAGATGACGAGGGTCGAGGCCGGCGCGATCGAGGTCCACCGCGAATGGGTTCCGGCCGAGGAGATCGTCGGCGCCGTCCTCACGCGGCTCGAGGGCGCGCTCGCCGGCCGGCCGGTCCACACGAGCCTCGATCCCGCGCTGCCACTTCTGCCGGTCGACCCCGTGCTCGTCGAGCAGGTGCTGATGAACCTCATCGACAACGCGATCAAGCACACTCCGGCGGGATCTCCGATCGATGTGTTCGTCACCGGCGACGCCGATCGGATCATGATCGAGGTCGCCGATCGCGGACCGGGGCTGGCTCCCGGCTCCGAGGAGCAGGTCTTCCAGAAGTTCCATCGTGGCGCCGCACCGGGAATTCCGGGCGTCGGCCTCGGTCTCGCGATCTGCCGCGGCATCGTCGAGGCGCACGGCGGCACGATCAAGGCCGCGAGCCGCACCGGCGGCGGCGCGAACTTCACCGTGACGCTGCCGGTCGTCGGGTCGGCGCCTTGA
- the selD gene encoding selenide, water dikinase SelD, giving the protein MGPAALAQVLRPIRSMFDPADYPDLLRGLDSPDDALVWKLDAERALVHTADFFPPVVDDPYAFGAIAAANALSDVYAMGGKPIFAINLVGFPDDMDPAILTAILKGGADKVKEAGAVVAGGHTTSDKEPKYGLAVTGIVHPDRVLAKGGANPGDMLVLTKPLGTGIVTTAGKREKVDPVHMDAAIASMMRLSATAARVLGEAHPHVHALTDITGFALVGHAHEMAHLSDLTFRFRWDALPLLPGVKEYALAGLLPGGGRRNAGYYAPFVTLPSTLEPWQSDVLHDPQTSGPLLAAVAPEAADRIVRALREAGEHAWIVGEAIAGRAGGIEIV; this is encoded by the coding sequence ATGGGCCCGGCGGCCCTGGCGCAGGTGCTGCGTCCCATTCGCTCGATGTTCGATCCGGCCGACTACCCGGATCTCCTGCGGGGGCTCGATTCCCCGGACGACGCGCTCGTGTGGAAGCTCGACGCCGAGCGCGCGCTCGTCCACACGGCCGATTTCTTCCCGCCGGTCGTCGACGACCCGTACGCCTTCGGTGCGATCGCCGCGGCGAATGCGCTCTCCGACGTGTACGCGATGGGGGGGAAGCCGATCTTCGCGATCAACCTCGTCGGCTTCCCCGACGACATGGACCCGGCGATCCTCACCGCGATCCTGAAAGGCGGCGCCGATAAAGTTAAGGAAGCGGGCGCCGTCGTCGCGGGCGGCCACACGACGTCGGACAAGGAGCCGAAGTACGGCCTCGCCGTGACGGGGATCGTCCACCCGGACCGCGTCCTCGCGAAGGGCGGCGCGAATCCCGGTGACATGCTCGTGCTGACGAAGCCGCTCGGCACCGGCATCGTCACGACCGCAGGTAAGAGGGAGAAGGTCGACCCGGTGCACATGGACGCCGCGATCGCGAGCATGATGCGGCTCTCGGCGACCGCGGCACGCGTGCTCGGCGAGGCGCACCCACACGTGCATGCGCTCACCGACATCACCGGCTTCGCGCTCGTCGGCCACGCTCACGAGATGGCGCACCTCTCGGATCTGACGTTCCGCTTCCGCTGGGACGCCTTGCCGCTCCTCCCCGGCGTGAAGGAGTACGCGCTCGCCGGCCTGCTCCCCGGAGGCGGCCGGCGCAACGCCGGCTACTACGCGCCGTTCGTCACGCTGCCCTCGACGCTCGAGCCGTGGCAGAGCGACGTGCTCCACGACCCGCAGACCTCGGGCCCTCTGCTCGCCGCGGTCGCACCCGAAGCCGCCGATCGCATCGTCCGCGCCCTTCGCGAGGCGGGTGAGCACGCGTGGATCGTCGGCGAGGCGATTGCGGGTCGCGCGGGCGGCATCGAGATCGTCTGA